The Leishmania braziliensis MHOM/BR/75/M2904 complete genome, chromosome 15 genome has a window encoding:
- a CDS encoding putative myo-inositol-1 phosphatase, with the protein MGWVGSTTAIFNTASSLATGGAASLEAETKTSASNLVTQYSQQCSETITHILRRYSEEVQREKPHLRFAFLTELNPDTPLSDDYTWVIDPIDGAISFLHGLPDCCISIGLTYRKQPVLAVVFTPFISSGVRLTVAAAAVLNAVQQQQQHQQHQQLASSPASSVTTAAAPGAQSSLVGASPLTPPGTSKIKKTDEPEASAAPAIALPPALSAPLLTSLSRASALPHTVPIITHTTASVVPECNGELFTAIKGLGAFVNGRQIRVNAKAVPTTSVVVFNHPCGVMLSTPEAVNPDSAIVRRRKYDAVIDCSVAMREELLRLPVTALRCSGSCATTLAHVAAGRVDAYLEPAGKIWNVCAGSLLVAEAGGVVYNMLGRPLDMAHDATIVAAATLEMAELMTEKCVRHGFGQYWLPETE; encoded by the coding sequence ATGGGGTGGGTAGGTTCAACCACAGCCATCTTCAACACAGCCAGTTCGCTTGCAACCGGCGGTGCGGCCTCGTTAGAAGCGGAAACCAAGACCTCTGCATCGAACCTGGTCACACAGTACAGCCAACAATGTAGTGAGACTATTACCCACATCCTTCGCCGGTACTCGGAGGAGGTGCAACGCGAGAAGCCGCATCTTCGCTTTGCCTTCTTGACGGAGCTCAACCCTgacacccccctctccgaTGACTACACGTGGGTCATTGACCCCATCGACGGCGCCATTTCGTTCTTGCATGGGTTACCCGACTGCTGCATCAGCATTGGGCTCACCTACCGAAAGCAGCCGGTCCTGGCAGTGGTGTTTACACCTTTCATTAGCTCTGGTGTTCGGCTCACCGTagcggctgcggcggtgctgaatgctgtgcagcagcagcagcagcaccaacagcatCAGCAGTTGGCCTCGTCTCCGGCTTCATCagtcaccaccgctgcagctcctggTGCCCAGAGTAGCCTCGTTGgggcctcccccctcaccccaccGGGCACCAGCAAGATCAAGAAGACGGATGAGCCCGAGGCTTCCGCCGCGCCAGCCATTGCACTGCCTCCGGCGCtatcggcgccgctgctcactTCGCTCTCTAGGGCGTCTGCATTGCCGCACACAGTACCCATCATCACGCACACTACGGCGAGCGTCGTGCCAGAGTGCAACGGCGAGCTCTTCACGGCCATCAAGGGCCTTGGCGCCTTCGTCAATGGGCGGCAGATACGCGTAAACGCAAAGGCTGTGCCGACCACGTCCGTTGTTGTGTTCAACCACCCTTGCGGTGTGATGCTGTCGACGCCCGAGGCGGTCAACCCCGACAGCGCGATCGTTCGTCGACGCAAGTACGACGCCGTCATTGACTGCAGCGTGGCCATGCGTGAGGAGCTGCTTCGCTTACCGGTAACGGCGCTACGGTGCTctggcagctgcgcgacgacCCTCGCGCACGTGGCGGCTGGACGCGTGGACGCGTATCTTGAGCCGGCCGGTAAGATATGGAATGTTTGTGCCGGATCGCTGCTCGTCGCCGAGGCCGGCGGCGTTGTATACAACATGCTCGGCAGGCCGCTCGACATGGCACATGACGCCACCATCGTGGCCGCGGCGACGCTAGAGATGGCCGAGTTGATGACGGAGAAGTGCGTGCGGCACGGCTTTGGTCAGTACTGGTTGCCTGAGACTGAGTGA
- a CDS encoding ubiquitin-conjugating enzyme: protein MPLTAAGMRTLMRQMQEVQEHPIDGVQVRPSDSISEYHVDLDGPEGTPFAAGRFHVVLVFDEQYPEVPPKGFFRTKIFHPNISERGDICVNALKRDWSSTLGLRHILAVIRCLLIEPNPESALNEEAGRLILEEYATYERKAAMYTAINAARPNGVPRFTLSEAETEKASRSATADISTGVDANSGATLTTAGASLSLTTGDSVPSASARKLAPSEANCHRGPNAATDKVEKSKKKALRRI, encoded by the coding sequence ATGCCTCTGACAGCGGCTGGCATGAGGACTCTGATGCGTCAGATGCAGGAGGTGCAAGAGCATCCTATCGACGGTGTACAAGTGCGCCCGTCGGATTCAATAAGCGAATACCATGTCGACCTTGACGGCCCGGAGGGGACGCCGTTTGCTGCTGGTCGCTTTCATGTTGTTCTCGTGTTTGACGAGCAGTATCCAGAAGTGCCGCCGAAGGGCTTCTTCCGCACCAAGATCTTCCACCCCAACATCTCCGAGCGTGGCGACATCTGCGTGAATGCACTAAAGCGTGACTGGAGCTCGACACTTGGGCTGCGCCACATCCTTGCCGTCATCCGCTGCCTGCTGATTGAGCCGAATCCGGAGAGCGCATTAAATGAGGAGGCTGGCAGGCTGATCTTGGAGGAGTACGCGACATACGAGCGCAAGGCTGCCATGTACACAGCCATAAACGCCGCGCGTCCGAATGGTGTGCCACGGTTCACGCTTTCAGAGGCCGAGACAGAGAAGGCGTCCAGGTCAGCCACGGCTGATATATCGACGGGCGTCGATGCGAACAGCGGCGCCACTCTCACTACTGCTGGTGCTTCGTTATCGCTTACGACAGGCGACAGCGTGCCGTCGGCTTCCGCGCGCAAGTTGGCTCCCTCGGAGGCGAATTGCCACCGAGGGCCCAACGCAGCGACCGACAAGGTGGAGAAGTCGAAAAAGAAGGCGTTACGCCGTATTTGA
- a CDS encoding putative ABC transporter, with protein sequence MGKQVDQVYDPSARTLTPPLRETSEQVALQNTPVDTTDALAMPPLSESDGKDTKVPTCSRAVNFTWENLTYQVPVEDKDGNITYKTLLFNLSGCAKGGRVLAIMGPSGAGKTTLMGTITGKLYNATARQEGCCFMNNNIYQQRYKRLVSYVCQDDIVMGKDTPREAIFFSARLRLGLDSSTARQRTADVIKRLSLTKCQDTILGIPGILKGVSGGERKRTNIGTELITNPFVMLLDEPTTGLDSVNAVRVGQLLQDLAKNDMRTVIATVHSPSSELFDLFDDLLLLAKGHVIYHGPTADSIEYFASLGYDVPPRTNPTEYFMNLLQLPEDILSQLWLAWEDYVMSDAARYNPCLTPVTGAITLTDDYLEEQLELKGASFCLQFSELFKRSWRMYLRDPGNFYGRSVQTLFFAIFLGLFFFNVQLNQQGVQDRQGALYMTLMNNLFGAAMNGIAAFPPERAVFLQEQANDAYNAYTYFLAKNAAELPWQILFPTLFDLIAYFLIHFHRSADAFFVHWFILVLLANLGYAFGLMFATFFKQSQAAFAMVPLILLPLFIVAGLFASTDRLYPYWVWLNYLSFPRHAYLGVFTNEFERLTVICSPVTPLCTFPDGQSVIEHMGFQNWRYWQSFIALIVYQIGLRFIGATSLFFQGRKRRGKLQFVKNLRHRVASPRAIASARSNDVLSDVQSTLVGSIATPSNAYGAETSLRDHQEPHHSLWGNEIELAALSPLDTPVTFEESPISVREKSHRY encoded by the coding sequence ATGGGCAAGCAAGTGGATCAGGTCTACGACCCGTCTGCAAGGACgctgacgccgccgctgcgggaaACTAGCGAGCAGGTGGCCCTGCAGAACACACCGGTGGACACCACCGACGCCTtggcgatgccgccgctgtcggaGTCGGATGGGAAGGACACGAAGGTACCCACGTGTAGCCGCGCTGTGAACTTCACATGGGAAAACCTGACCTACCAGGTGCCGGTCGAGGACAAGGATGGCAACATTACCTACAAGACCTTGCTTTTCAACCTCAGTGGGTGCGCCAAGGGTGGGCGCGTGCTGGCCATCATGGGACCCTCTGGCGCGGGTAAGACGACGCTGATGGGCACAATCACCGGCAAGCTCTACAACGCCACGGCACGACAGGAAGGGTGCTGCTTCATGAACAATAATATTTACCAGCAACGCTACAAGCGCTTGGTGTCGTATGTGTGTCAGGACGATATTGTCATGGGCAAAGACACCCCGCGCGAAGccattttcttctctgcacgTCTGCGCCTCGGactcgacagcagcaccgcccgcCAGCGTACCGCGGACGTCATCAAGCGACTCTCCTTGACGAAGTGCCAGGACACAATTCTTGGCATCCCCGGTATTCTGAAGGGCGTCTCCGGTGGCGAGCGCAAGCGGACCAACATCGGCACTGAGCTCATCACGAACCCCTTTGTGATGCTGCTGGATGAGCCAACGACCGGACTGGACTCTGTGAACGCCGTCCGCGTCGGTCAGCTGTTGCAAGATCTAGCCAAGAACGACATGCGCACAGTCATTGCCACCGTGCACTCGCCCTCATCAGAGCTGTTCGACCTCTTTGACGATCTGCTGCTACTGGCGAAGGGTCACGTCATCTACCACGGACCTACGGCGGACTCCATCGAGTACTTCGCCTCCCTCGGCTACgacgtgccgccgcgcacaaACCCGACGGAGTACTTCATGaacctgctgcagctgccggagGACATCCTATCGCAGCTCTGGCTCGCCTGGGAAGACTACGTCATGTCCGACGCGGCGAGGTACAACCCGTGCCTGACCCCGGTGACGGGTGCCATAACACTGACGGACGACtacctggaggagcagctggagctgaAGGGCGCGAGCTTTTGCCTGCAGTTCTCCGAGCTCTTCAAGCGCTCCTGGCGCATGTACCTGCGCGATCCTGGCAACTTCTACGGCCGCTCCGTGCAgacgctcttcttcgctaTTTTTCTTGGGCTGTTCTTCTTTAACGTGCAGCTGAATCAGCAGGGCGTGCAGGATCGCCAGGGCGCGCTCTACATGACCCTCATGAACAACCTCTTCGGTGCTGCTATGAACGGTATCGCTGCCTTCCCGCCGGAGCGCGCCGTCTTCCTGCAGGAACAAGCGAACGACGCCTACAATGCGTACACCTACTTCCTCGCCAAGAAcgcggcggagctgccgtGGCAAATACTTTTCCCGACACTGTTCGACCTCATCGCGTACTTCCTAATTCACTTTCACCGCAGCGCTGACGCCTTCTTTGTCCACTGGTTCATCCTTGTGCTGCTCGCGAACTTGGGCTACGCTTTCGGTCTCATGTTCGCCACCTTCTTCAAGCAGTCGCAGGCAGCGTTCGCCATGGTGCCACTCATCCTGTTGCCGCTGTTCATTGTAGCTGGGCTGTTCGCCAGTACAGATCGCCTGTACCCGTACTGGGTGTGGCTGAACtacctctctttcccccgtCATGCTTACCTCGGCGTCTTCACGAACGAGTTCGAGCGCCTGACGGTCATCTGCAGCCCTGTCACGCCCCTGTGCACGTTTCCGGACGGCCAGAGCGTCATCGAGCACATGGGCTTTCAGAACTGGCGCTACTGGCAGAGCTTCATCGCCCTTATCGTGTACCAGATTGGCCTGCGCTTTATCGGCGCGacctcgctcttcttccaGGGCCGGAAGCGTCGCGGTAAGCTGCAGTTTGTGAAAAACCTGCGCCATCGCGTCGCCTCACCGCGTGCCATCGCATCGGCCCGCAGCAACGACGTGCTGTCCGACGTTCAGTCAACGCTGGTGGGGTCGATTGCGACACCGTCGAATGCGTATGGCGCCGAGACCTCGTTGCGCGACCATCAAGAGCCCCACCACTCGCTTTGGGGCAACGAGATCGAGCTtgcggcgctgtcgccgctcgATACGCCGGTGACGTTCGAGGAAAGTCCTATCAGCGTAAGAGAGAAGAGCCACAGGTACTGA